TGCACCGGAGACATGGGCTTCGCCGCCCGGAAGACGTACGACATCGAGGTCTGGCTCCCCGGACAGAACAGCTACCGGGAGATTTCGTCCTGCTCTGACTGCGGCGACTTCCAGGCCCGCCGGGCGAAGATTCGCTACCGGGCCCAGAGGGGGGACAAGCCCCAGCTCGCCCACACGCTCAACGGCAGCGGCCTGGCGGTAGGCCGGACGACCATCGCCATCCTGGAGAACTACCAGCGCGAGGACGGAAGCGTGGCCATTCCGGAGGCGTTGGTGCCGTACATGGGCGGCTTGAAGGAACTGAAACCGATTTGAGTCTGAATCCGGCTTGCAACGCGCGAAGAATCAGGTAGAAGGGCGGCCCCACGGACGTCGGTCCGCGGGGTGCCAAGTCGGCCCCGGTGGTATGGAGGCGTGGCCGAGCGGTTGAAGGCAGCGGTCTTGAAAACCGCAGAGGGTGCAAGCTCTCCGTAGGTTCGAATCCTACCGCCTCCGAGTTTTTGTTCTTGAATTTGTTGGCTCTTTGACAGAGAAGAGTTGGAGAGATGGCCGAGAGGCTGAAGGCACAGGTTTGCTAAACCTGCATACTCGAAAGGGTATCGAGGGTTCGAATCCCTCTCTCTCCGCCACTTGTTGTTGTAGCAGCGCCGGAAGAAATGCTCCCTTAGCTCAGCTGGATAGAGCGTCGGACTACGAATCCGAAGGCCGGAGGTTCGAATCCTCCAGGGAGCGCCACTTCTTTCGAGCAGTTCTCCATGAGTGACGAAGCTTTCATGCAGCAGGCGCTATCGCTCGCGCGGGAAGCAGCGGAACTCGGAGAGGTCCCCGTAGGTGCGGTGGCGGTGCTCAACGGTGAAGTCGTTGGCGCTGGATTCAATCGCCGCGAAGTGGACCGCAATCCGCTCGCTCACGCAGAGATGTTGGCAATGGACGCCGCAGCCCGGAAGATCGGTGCCTGGCGGCTCTCGGGCGTCACCCTGTATGTGACACTTGAGCCGTGTGCCATGTGCGCCGGAGGTCTGGTGCAGTCTCGCGTGACACGACTCGTTTTCGGTGCCTTCGATCCGAAAGCGGGTGCGGTGGGTTCGCTGTACAACCTGGTCGAAGAGCCTCGACACAATCACCGGCTCCAAGTCACGAGTGGTATCCTGGCGGACGAGAGCCGCCTGCTTTTGAAGACGTTTTTCGGGCGCTTGCGTGCGAAGAAACGTGACAATTGAATACTGGAGAGCTGGCCGAGTGGTCGAAGGCACCTGACTCGAAATCAGGCATACCGGTAACGGTATCGTAGGTTCGAATCCTACGCTCTCCGCTCCAGATTTTTGGAGAGGTGGCCGAGCGGTTGAAGGCGCACGCCTGGAACGCGTGTATATCTGAAAGGGTATCGTGGGTTCGAATCCCACCCTCTCCGTTGTTGTTTCTGCAGTACGTGGTTACATTCTTTATGGTCGGGACAACGTGGGGGCGTGAACCCCGCCAGGTCCGGAAGGAAGCAACGGTAGCGTACTTCCGCGTGTGTCCCGGCCGTCCTTTTGAAGAGCCGGTGTCCTGTCAAGGACACCGGCTCTTCGCCTTTGCGGGCTGGCCGCTCCCCTTCCCTACTCGCGGGAGAGAATCGTCTCGCGGCCCACCTTCCGGACGATTTGGAAGCCGCCGGCCTGGAGCTCGGCGAGCGCGCGGTCCTCGAAGGTGACGGCGCGGTTGAACGTCCTGTCCCGCAGCGCACGTTCGAACGCGCCGTCGTGGGGCCAGTCACAGGTGAGCCAGGGAATCCGCTTCCCCAGGTAGAAGTAGCCGCCCGAGCCCCACAAGCCCTCATTGACGATGAGCAGCCCCCGCGCATTGCCCCGGGTGGCGGCGACAATCGCGCGGAACTGGTCTGCCCGCAGGTCCCCGGGAGGGAAGAAGGCGGCCGCGGTCATGCTCGCGGCCAGCGCGAGTCCGGCCAGGCCCCACCGCCCGGTTGGCCGAGCAAGCTGGACGAGGCCCGCCGCCACGGGTGGCGCCGCGGCCAGCACGCCCAGCACCAGGCCGGGATAGAGGAAGCGCTCCTCCTTGTGCGCGGTGGCCAGGAGCACGCCGGTGTACACGGCGGCGCACCACAGCGGCAGGGACAGGGCGCGGTGCTGGCGAAGCGCGGCGATTCCCACGGGCACGGCGGCCCAGGCCCAGAGCGGCACGGCGGTGAGTAGCGGCTTCACGTAGAAGCTGGGTGCGTCAGCTCCGAACTGAGCCGCGGCCTTGCCCGAAAAGACGTTGAAGCGGGCATAGGCGATAAAGGAGTGGAACGGCGAGCCCCACGTCGCCCAGTCCAGCGCGCCGAGCGCCACCGCCACGCCCAGTCCTCCAGCGCACGTGAAGGCGAGCAGTCGCCACCGCCTCGCCGCCGCCAACCACACCAGCGCCGCCAGGACGAAGATGGCCGACGGGTAACGGGCCACCACCGCCAGCCCCAGGGCCATGCCACCCACGAGTCCTGCCCTTGAGAGCTGCGCTCTCCGGTCCAGCGCCTCCACGGCGACGATGAGCAGCGAGGCGGAAATCGACTCGGCCATGGTGCGCCCCGCGAAGACGAGCAGTGGGCCGTAGAGCCCCACGAGCAACGTCGACAGCAGGCCACCCGCGGTCCCCGCTCGGCGCTGGGCGAAGCGGTACGCGGCCCAGAGACTCCAGGCGTGCAAGGCCACCTGCGGAATGGCCACCACGACGCGATAGGCCCGCGGATGGGTGATGCCCAGCAGGTCCGCCAGCTTGAGGAAGCCCGCCAGGACGCCGGGCACAGCCCAGTTGCGGAGGCCGTCATGCCACTCCCAGGCCAGGACGCCGTAGCCGTGGACTCGCCACCAGGCGGGCTCCAGCGACTGGTACACCTCATCCGGGTGGATGCGGCCCAACTGCACCACCGCGATGAGGCCAGGCAGCAGCGCCACTGCCCCTAGCACCCAGCGCATCCAGTTCCGGACCGGCGCCTCTTGGGGCGTGGCCCCGGGCGTCAGGGACGTGGGCTCGGGTGTCGGGATGGAATCAGCGGGCGTGGCAGGGAGGGGGACGGACACAGGCGCGACCGACTCTTCCCGCCCGCGTTCCCGGACGCAAGGTGTGAAGCGTTCGTCTGCCCGCCCTGGGTCCGAGCCCGACGGGGAGTGGAATCCCACCTCGTGGGAGGGCAACGACATGGATCATTCACGCCGCCGTGTTTAGATGACGCCCCCCATGAGCTACCTCGTTCTCGCCCGCAAATGGCGCCCACAGAAGTTCGACGACATGACCGGACAGGAGCACGTCGTCCGGACGGTCGCGAACGCCATCAAGATAGACCGGGTCGCGCACGCGTACCTGTTCTGTGGACCTCGTGGCGTGGGCAAGACGACGGCCGCGCGGCTGCTCGCCAAGGCGCTCAACTGTGAGAAGGGCCCCACCGCCCAGCCCTGTGGCGAGTGCCGTGCTTGCACGGAGATTGCCGCCGGCACCAGCGTGGACGTCGCGGAAATCGACGGTGCCTCCAACAACGGCGTCGAGAACGTCCGCGAGATTCGCGAGAACGCGAAGTACCTGCCCCAGCGGGACCGGCACAAAATCTACATCATCGACGAGGTCCACATGCTGTCGGGAGCGGCGTTCAACGCGCTGCTCAAGACGCTGGAGGAGCCGCCCGGGCACGTGAAGTTCATCTTCGCGACCACCGAGGCGCACAAGCTCCCGGACACCATCCTGTCGCGGTGCCAGCGCCACAACTTCCGGCGGATTCCGGCGGCCCGGATGCTTCAGCGTCTCCAGGAAATCTGCAAGGCGGAGGGCGCTGGTATCTCCGACCGCTCGCTGTCGCTGGTCGTGCGCCAGTCCGAAGGCGGCATGCGCGATGCGCTGAGCCTCCTGGACCAGGTGCTCGCCTCGTGCGGCGCCACCCCCTCCGACGAGGAAGTGGCCGATGCGCTGGGCGCCATCGACCGGACGTTGGTGCAGGACTTCGCCGATGCGCTCGTCCACAAGGACGCGAAGCGGGTGTTGGAGCGGGTGGAGGAAGTCTTCAACCGCGGCCTGGACTTGAAGCGCCTGGCCGAGGAGCTGGCCTTCCAACTGCGGCATCTCTTCGTCACCAAGACGCTGGGCAAGGCGCCCGACGAGCTGGCCGAGTCCGAGCAGAAGGCGCTGATGGCGCTGGCGCAGGACGCGGAGGCCGCGCAGCTCACGCGCTTGTTCGACGTGGTGCACGGCTGCATCTGGGACGTGTCGCGTGCGGCCCAGCCTCGGCTGGCCCTGGAGATGGCGCTGCTCAAGGCCATCCAGTTGTCGCCGGGTGGTTCGATTCCCGAGCTGCTTGCCCGCGTGGACAAGCTCGCGGCGGGGATGGGTGAAGGTTCCGCGAAGTCGAACGCTGGAGCGCCGGGAGGTCGCTCCAGTCCCACGAACTTTCGCGCCTGAGACACGACTCGACACTTCCGTGATGCAGGCGGCTGCCCCCACCCCACGTCCGTGGGAAGCGAGGGGTGCGCCCGTGGCGCAGATGCCTGTGCGCGCCAACGAGCCGCCAGCGCCGCTGGCGGCCATGCGCCAGGACGAGCCACCGCGCACGACGCCTGCCGCCGATGAGGTTCGCCCGCATGAGCCCTTCCAAGGCAGCGCGCATATGGGAGCCACGCGCCAGGACGAGCCGCCTCGTTTTGCACCTCCCGGCGCCATGCGTCCGGCCGAACCGCCGCCGCCCGGGCCCCACATGGACGGCCTGTCACCGGCAGCGAGCCGCCCCCTGTCGTTCCTCCGCAACAGCGGCGGCGCCAACCCGTCCCCTCAGGGCTACCAGGCCACGCAGATGGTCCCCTCCGGCCCGGTGATGGAGGGACTGTCACCTTCCGCCGCGCGCCCGCTCTCATTCCTCCGCAACGGTGGCTCGGCCCAGGCGCCCACGGCCCCTACGCCCCCGCCCTCCGTACCTCCCGCGGGCGCCACGCCGCTGTCGCGCACCACCGAGCCCGCGCCATCGGTCCGCGTCACCAACATCCGCCGGCCCGAGCCCATCGCGCCGCCGGAACCTCCGCCCTACGCGGAGGAAGAGGACGCGCGCTACTACCCCGAAGAGAACTCCCCCGAAGGCTGTGCCTCCGGCGAGTGCCTCCCCGAAGTCGCCGCCGCGCCGCCGCCTGCGTCCGAGCTCGTCATCCAGCACGAGTCCGAGCCAGAGCCAGAGCCGCCCCCGCCGCCCCCCGTCACCCGCTCTCGGGACAACCCCAACCTGCCCCTCATCGAGCGTTGGCGGGCCGCCGTGGAGACGGTGAAGGCCTCCCATCCCAGGCAGGGCGCGGCGCTCTCCAACGGGCGATTGATGTCGATGAAGAACGGCGAAATCGTCCTCGGCTTCCTGCCCGTGGCCGGCTTCCACCGCATGGCCGTCAACTCCACCGCGGGCAAGGCCGCCGTGGACAAGGCCCTGGCCGAGCACTTCGGCCGCCCGGTGAAGCTCACCATCCAGGATGCGTCTCCGGACGACCCCCGGCTGGGCCCCAGTCTGGCCGATCAGGACGCACAGACGCGCGCCGCCCACGAGAAGAACACGGACAGCAAGGTCCGCAGCCACCCCGCCGTCCGAGCGGTGCTCAAGTTCCTGGGAGGCGAAATCGAACACATCCAGGTCTACGAGCCCGAGCGCCCCGGGGCCGTGCCAGCGGACGACACCTCCGACGACAGCGCCTGACAACCGCCTCGCGCAACGGTAGGGTGGCGCCCCATTCCACGCCGGGGCGGGGCCATGTCCGTGGCGCCCGCTCCCACGAGTACCGAGGAAGCATATGCCTGGCGTCGACCTGAACTACTTCATCCGGCAGGCGAACAAGCTGACGGAGAAGATTGAAGAACGGAAGCAGCAGCTGGCGGAAGAGAGCGTGGAGGCCAAGGCCGGTGACGGCCGGGTCACCGTCGTCGCCAACGGCATCCAGGAGATCCGCAGCATCAAGATCGACAAGGAAGCCATCGACCCCAACGACACGTCGATGCTCGAGGACCTCATCACCGCCGCGGTGAACGCCGCCCTGGCGAGCAGCCGTCAGCACATGCAGCGCGAGCTCGCGAAAATCTCCGGCGGCGTCAAGATCCCCGGCATTACCTGATACCGGATGACCCCCGATCCGCTGAATCGACTCGTCGCCCAGCTCGCGAAGCTGCCGGGCATCGGCGAGAAGACCGCGCAGCGCCTCGCGTTCCACATCCTGCGGGCGCCGGGTGAGTATGCCGCGGAGCTGTCGCAGGCCATTCGCGAGGTGAAGGAGAAGGTGCACCTGTGCGTGCGCTGCTTCTCCCTCACCGACGCGGAGACCTGCAACTTCTGCCGGGATGCTCGGCGCGACGAGCGCGTGCTGTGCGTCGTGGAGACGTTCGCAGACCTGATGGCGCTGGAGCGCACCCGTGAGTTCAAGGGCCGCTACCACGTCCTGCACGGCGTTCTGTCTCCCCTGGAGGGCGTGGGCCCCGACCAGCTCCGCATCCGCGAGCTGCTGGAGCGCCTCAACGACAGCCGGGTGGAGGAACTCATCCTCGCCACCAACCCGGACGTCGAGGGCGAAGCCACCGCCCTCTACCTGACCCGCCTGCTCAAGCCCATGGGCCTGCGTGTCACCCGCATCGCCCAGGGGCTGCCCATGGGCGGCGACCTGGAGTTCGCCGACCAGGCCACGCTCGCCAAGGCACTCTCCGCCCGCCGCGACCTCTAGGCCACTCGCGGTGGCGGCGCGAGCTTCCTCGCGCCGCTACTGCGTCACCCGCCACGAGAAAGGCATCACCACCGTGACCTCCTGGTCCCGGTGAGGAGGGAAGCGCAGGCGCTCCGCCTGGGCCTCCAGGCAGCGGCCCACGCCCGACGAAGCCAGCGGTCCCCGCGTCCCCGCCCGCACCTTGCCTGACGAGACGATGGTGAGCTGCACCTGCACCTCGCCCTGGCTCGACGGCAGGTCCGCCTTGTAGCGCTCGAAGCACGTGGTGATGCGCGCCCGTCCACGCGAGACGACACGCTGCACGTCGTCGATGCCCAGCGTCACCCGCTTCTGCGACGAGGCCTTCTTCGACCGCACAGGTGCCGCGTCCGCCCCTTCTTCATCCGCCTCCGCCTCGACATCGGACGCAGCGCCAGCAAGTCCGGCTTCGTCCGTCTCCGTCACGCCAGCAGCATCCACGGAGAGCTGCGCCGAATCCGTCTCGCCCACATCGCCACCCGCCCCATTGGCCACGGCGTCCGTCAGAGAACCGGCCTGAGCGGCGGCACCCACGGGTGCCACGGCCTCCATCGGCGCGCCGACCTGAGCGGCAGCAGCCTCCGGTGCCACGGCCTCCACGACGGGCACCGTGGCCGGCACCAGCGACACCGAAGCGGGCGTCGTCATCCACTGCCGATATCCAACGATGCCCGCCGCCGCCAGCATCAGGCCACCCGCCAATCCCACCGCCAGCGTACGCCAGCGTCGGCCTCCGGCCGTGGGGGCGGACTCCGGCGACGTTGACCCACGTGAGGCCGCGCCATGGGCAGGCACGCCTGGCGAGGAA
This Myxococcus xanthus DNA region includes the following protein-coding sequences:
- the tadA gene encoding tRNA adenosine(34) deaminase TadA; amino-acid sequence: MSDEAFMQQALSLAREAAELGEVPVGAVAVLNGEVVGAGFNRREVDRNPLAHAEMLAMDAAARKIGAWRLSGVTLYVTLEPCAMCAGGLVQSRVTRLVFGAFDPKAGAVGSLYNLVEEPRHNHRLQVTSGILADESRLLLKTFFGRLRAKKRDN
- the recR gene encoding recombination mediator RecR; amino-acid sequence: MTPDPLNRLVAQLAKLPGIGEKTAQRLAFHILRAPGEYAAELSQAIREVKEKVHLCVRCFSLTDAETCNFCRDARRDERVLCVVETFADLMALERTREFKGRYHVLHGVLSPLEGVGPDQLRIRELLERLNDSRVEELILATNPDVEGEATALYLTRLLKPMGLRVTRIAQGLPMGGDLEFADQATLAKALSARRDL
- the dnaX gene encoding DNA polymerase III subunit gamma/tau, whose protein sequence is MSYLVLARKWRPQKFDDMTGQEHVVRTVANAIKIDRVAHAYLFCGPRGVGKTTAARLLAKALNCEKGPTAQPCGECRACTEIAAGTSVDVAEIDGASNNGVENVREIRENAKYLPQRDRHKIYIIDEVHMLSGAAFNALLKTLEEPPGHVKFIFATTEAHKLPDTILSRCQRHNFRRIPAARMLQRLQEICKAEGAGISDRSLSLVVRQSEGGMRDALSLLDQVLASCGATPSDEEVADALGAIDRTLVQDFADALVHKDAKRVLERVEEVFNRGLDLKRLAEELAFQLRHLFVTKTLGKAPDELAESEQKALMALAQDAEAAQLTRLFDVVHGCIWDVSRAAQPRLALEMALLKAIQLSPGGSIPELLARVDKLAAGMGEGSAKSNAGAPGGRSSPTNFRA
- a CDS encoding YbaB/EbfC family nucleoid-associated protein, whose product is MPGVDLNYFIRQANKLTEKIEERKQQLAEESVEAKAGDGRVTVVANGIQEIRSIKIDKEAIDPNDTSMLEDLITAAVNAALASSRQHMQRELAKISGGVKIPGIT
- a CDS encoding DNA polymerase III subunit gamma/tau, coding for MPVRANEPPAPLAAMRQDEPPRTTPAADEVRPHEPFQGSAHMGATRQDEPPRFAPPGAMRPAEPPPPGPHMDGLSPAASRPLSFLRNSGGANPSPQGYQATQMVPSGPVMEGLSPSAARPLSFLRNGGSAQAPTAPTPPPSVPPAGATPLSRTTEPAPSVRVTNIRRPEPIAPPEPPPYAEEEDARYYPEENSPEGCASGECLPEVAAAPPPASELVIQHESEPEPEPPPPPPVTRSRDNPNLPLIERWRAAVETVKASHPRQGAALSNGRLMSMKNGEIVLGFLPVAGFHRMAVNSTAGKAAVDKALAEHFGRPVKLTIQDASPDDPRLGPSLADQDAQTRAAHEKNTDSKVRSHPAVRAVLKFLGGEIEHIQVYEPERPGAVPADDTSDDSA
- a CDS encoding glycosyltransferase family 39 protein, encoding MSLPSHEVGFHSPSGSDPGRADERFTPCVRERGREESVAPVSVPLPATPADSIPTPEPTSLTPGATPQEAPVRNWMRWVLGAVALLPGLIAVVQLGRIHPDEVYQSLEPAWWRVHGYGVLAWEWHDGLRNWAVPGVLAGFLKLADLLGITHPRAYRVVVAIPQVALHAWSLWAAYRFAQRRAGTAGGLLSTLLVGLYGPLLVFAGRTMAESISASLLIVAVEALDRRAQLSRAGLVGGMALGLAVVARYPSAIFVLAALVWLAAARRWRLLAFTCAGGLGVAVALGALDWATWGSPFHSFIAYARFNVFSGKAAAQFGADAPSFYVKPLLTAVPLWAWAAVPVGIAALRQHRALSLPLWCAAVYTGVLLATAHKEERFLYPGLVLGVLAAAPPVAAGLVQLARPTGRWGLAGLALAASMTAAAFFPPGDLRADQFRAIVAATRGNARGLLIVNEGLWGSGGYFYLGKRIPWLTCDWPHDGAFERALRDRTFNRAVTFEDRALAELQAGGFQIVRKVGRETILSRE